One genomic window of Nakamurella panacisegetis includes the following:
- a CDS encoding sugar ABC transporter substrate-binding protein — translation MKRRHVGHVTLAAASLSMLLLATACGSSSSSSTSSSAGSSASASAVPAASSAAGGASSSGAASSAAGTASSAGGTPSSAGGTSAASGAKLPAANLSLLFGSSGTAETNALKAAAAAWGKQSGSTVTVTPAANEQQQLAQGFSAGTAPDIFYAGAGDVATYAKAGNMLAYGDQMPNKGDFYPTLIQSFTVGGKLICAPKDVSTLALFINTEDWTKAGLTDADIPKNWDQLAAVAKKLTSGGQVGLSIGATRDRIDAFLAQNGGGLTSADQKTATANSDANVAALTYVKKLLTDGVMKFPGDLSAGWAGEAFGKNKAAMTIEGNWLLGSMKTDYPTIKYKVVELPTGPTGTKGTLAFTNCWGISATTKNSAQAEAFVQYLTSPSTQMTFADAFGVIPSVKTAQAQYLAKYPSNAPFVNGIAYAQGVLTAPGTSAVLSDMDSQLEKLATSDPKTILNSVQDNLSTALGG, via the coding sequence ATGAAACGACGGCACGTCGGACACGTCACGCTCGCGGCAGCATCCCTCTCGATGCTGCTGCTGGCCACCGCCTGCGGCAGCTCGAGCAGCAGTTCCACGTCCAGCTCGGCCGGCAGCTCGGCGTCGGCCTCGGCTGTTCCGGCCGCCTCGTCCGCGGCCGGCGGTGCGTCGTCCTCCGGGGCCGCGAGTTCGGCCGCCGGTACCGCGAGTTCCGCCGGTGGCACGCCGAGTTCCGCCGGTGGCACCTCGGCCGCCTCGGGTGCGAAACTCCCGGCCGCCAACCTGAGCCTGCTGTTCGGTTCGTCCGGCACGGCCGAGACGAACGCGCTGAAGGCGGCGGCCGCCGCCTGGGGCAAGCAGTCCGGGTCGACCGTCACCGTCACGCCTGCCGCCAACGAGCAACAGCAACTGGCCCAGGGCTTCTCGGCCGGGACCGCGCCGGACATCTTCTACGCCGGAGCCGGGGACGTCGCCACCTACGCGAAGGCCGGGAACATGCTCGCGTACGGCGACCAGATGCCCAACAAGGGCGACTTCTACCCGACCCTGATCCAGTCGTTCACCGTGGGCGGCAAGCTGATCTGCGCGCCGAAGGATGTCTCCACGCTGGCGCTCTTCATCAACACCGAGGACTGGACCAAGGCCGGTCTCACCGACGCCGACATCCCGAAGAACTGGGACCAGCTGGCCGCGGTGGCCAAAAAGCTCACCTCCGGTGGGCAGGTCGGCCTGTCGATCGGCGCCACCCGCGATCGCATCGACGCGTTCCTCGCCCAGAACGGCGGCGGCCTGACCAGCGCCGACCAGAAGACGGCCACGGCCAACTCCGACGCCAACGTCGCCGCCCTGACCTACGTCAAGAAGCTGCTCACCGACGGGGTAATGAAGTTCCCGGGTGACCTGTCCGCCGGCTGGGCCGGTGAGGCCTTCGGCAAGAACAAGGCGGCCATGACGATCGAGGGCAACTGGTTGCTCGGCTCCATGAAGACCGACTACCCGACCATCAAGTACAAGGTCGTCGAACTTCCCACCGGCCCGACCGGAACCAAGGGCACGTTGGCCTTCACCAACTGCTGGGGCATCTCGGCGACGACCAAGAACTCCGCCCAGGCCGAGGCGTTCGTCCAGTACCTGACCTCGCCGTCCACCCAGATGACGTTCGCGGACGCCTTCGGTGTCATCCCGTCGGTGAAGACCGCCCAGGCGCAGTACCTGGCGAAGTACCCGTCGAACGCGCCGTTCGTCAACGGGATCGCCTACGCGCAGGGCGTTCTCACCGCACCCGGGACCAGTGCCGTGCTGTCCGACATGGACTCGCAGCTGGAGAAGCTGGCGACCAGCGACCCGAAGACGATCCTGAACAGCGTCCAGGACAACCTCTCGACCGCCCTGGGTGGCTGA
- a CDS encoding carbohydrate ABC transporter permease, with translation MSTRTTPPRAPLSVPDTLKPPRSGKKIAFQVAAYLVLILFALIYIFPFLIEIGSAFKTDVDANNNPLNPIPQTWTTAAFHKLADANFARWFTNSTIIALVVTAGRVFFDSLAGYALARLHFRGRAAINGAIIAVMAIPSVVLLIPKFLVLVQLHLTNSYPGMIIPLMADAAGVFIMRQFFINIPAEVEEAARIDGAGTFKVFWRVVLPMARPAVITLTILSFQGSWNEFSFFLVANNNPNLDTLTTGVATLIGGGEGASNQFPFKLAAALLMTIPTAVVFFVFQRYFIRGASSGAVKG, from the coding sequence ATGAGCACCCGCACCACACCGCCGCGCGCGCCGCTTTCGGTCCCGGACACGCTCAAGCCCCCTCGCTCGGGCAAGAAGATCGCCTTCCAGGTCGCTGCCTACCTGGTGCTGATCCTGTTCGCGCTGATCTACATCTTCCCGTTCCTGATCGAGATCGGTTCCGCGTTCAAGACGGATGTGGACGCCAACAACAATCCACTCAATCCGATCCCGCAGACCTGGACGACGGCCGCCTTCCACAAACTCGCCGACGCCAATTTCGCCCGGTGGTTCACCAATTCGACGATCATCGCGCTGGTCGTCACGGCGGGGCGGGTGTTCTTCGACTCCCTGGCCGGTTACGCGTTGGCCCGTCTGCACTTCCGCGGTCGAGCGGCGATCAACGGCGCGATCATCGCCGTGATGGCGATCCCGAGCGTCGTGCTGCTCATCCCGAAATTCCTGGTCCTGGTGCAACTGCATCTCACCAACAGCTACCCGGGCATGATCATTCCATTGATGGCCGACGCCGCCGGCGTATTCATCATGCGCCAGTTCTTCATCAACATCCCGGCCGAGGTGGAGGAGGCCGCCCGCATCGACGGCGCCGGCACGTTCAAGGTGTTCTGGCGGGTCGTCCTGCCGATGGCCCGGCCGGCCGTCATCACCCTGACCATCCTGTCCTTCCAGGGGTCCTGGAACGAGTTCTCGTTCTTCCTGGTCGCCAACAACAATCCGAATCTGGATACCCTCACCACCGGCGTCGCCACCCTGATCGGAGGGGGCGAGGGGGCGTCGAACCAGTTCCCGTTCAAGCTTGCCGCCGCCCTGCTGATGACGATCCCGACCGCCGTCGTGTTCTTCGTCTTCCAGCGCTACTTCATCCGCGGGGCCAGCTCGGGGGCGGTCAAGGGCTGA
- a CDS encoding LacI family DNA-binding transcriptional regulator, translating to MAEHSGTGPGRTIPARATLGSVAARAGVSKQTVSNVINSPHMVREDTAAKVLAAIDELGYRPHRAAQQLRTRRSRVFALRVQNRFPDAVFDRFLHALTGAAGALDYRIMLYTADDDAGEITAYDELLDRWDIDGFVLTGTHPGDTRTAHLSRVGVPCVTFGRPWDDSGHHPWVDVDGAAGTRAATEHLVRQGHRRIGFLGWPDGSGVGGDRLSGWANAIRDAGLDLLPPSRAVNDAEQGRSAAAELIDRTHPTAIVCASDVLALGAISEITARGMNVGADVAVIGFDDTDISAVAGLSSLAQPLVDVAAHCARLLATLVENPSDSRPEQVLLEPQLVIRSSSAPVRR from the coding sequence ATGGCAGAGCACAGCGGAACCGGGCCCGGTCGCACGATCCCGGCCCGCGCCACGCTGGGCTCGGTGGCGGCCCGCGCCGGCGTGTCGAAGCAGACCGTCTCCAATGTCATCAATTCTCCCCACATGGTGCGGGAGGACACCGCGGCCAAAGTGCTGGCCGCGATCGACGAACTCGGCTACCGGCCGCACCGAGCGGCCCAGCAGTTGCGTACCCGCAGGTCCCGCGTGTTCGCCCTGCGGGTGCAGAACCGTTTCCCCGACGCAGTTTTCGACCGCTTCCTGCACGCACTGACCGGAGCCGCCGGAGCCCTGGACTATCGCATCATGCTGTACACGGCGGACGACGACGCCGGCGAGATCACCGCCTACGACGAACTCCTGGATCGCTGGGACATCGACGGGTTCGTGCTGACCGGCACCCATCCCGGAGACACCCGAACCGCTCATCTGTCGCGCGTCGGCGTTCCTTGCGTGACCTTCGGGCGCCCCTGGGACGACTCAGGTCACCATCCTTGGGTCGACGTCGACGGCGCCGCCGGCACCCGAGCGGCGACCGAACATCTTGTCCGACAAGGGCATCGACGAATCGGCTTTCTCGGCTGGCCGGACGGGTCGGGCGTCGGTGGCGATCGGCTGTCCGGCTGGGCGAACGCCATCCGGGACGCCGGCCTCGATCTGCTGCCCCCGTCGCGGGCCGTCAACGACGCCGAACAAGGTCGCTCGGCGGCCGCCGAGCTGATCGACCGCACCCACCCGACGGCCATTGTCTGCGCGTCCGACGTGCTGGCCCTCGGCGCCATCTCGGAGATCACCGCCCGCGGCATGAATGTGGGCGCCGACGTGGCCGTCATCGGTTTCGACGACACCGACATCAGTGCCGTGGCCGGCCTGTCCTCGCTGGCCCAGCCACTGGTCGACGTGGCCGCGCATTGTGCCCGGCTGCTGGCCACTCTGGTCGAGAACCCCAGCGACAGCCGGCCGGAACAAGTCCTGCTGGAACCGCAGCTGGTCATCCGCTCCTCGTCGGCGCCCGTTCGCCGCTGA
- a CDS encoding carbohydrate ABC transporter permease, which yields MTVESALPAETESPASPRPSKKSTRGGVRGREGLAAWLFISPVLIIVGVFLVLPAILALWVSFSNWSGKGSPIGAGFVGFDNYNTLLAHKGLAQKDLGTSLRNNLYYVILVVPLQTALALGLALILNARRLKGKGFFRTAFYFPSVTSSVAIVTVFLFMFSGSGVINAVLKWFGINGPTWFSRPDGVLQLILSGLGIVDKNNPPAWLTAHHLLGVTWYDWLAGPSIAMCALIFLAVWTTGGTFMLMFLAALQDISDDMLEAASIDGATGWQAFRKVILPSLRPTLFLVITLGLIGTWQLFDAVYLAGQGAPSKTTLTPAFLSYSTSFNDGNWGQGAAISFILVAIIILMNLLQRLIMRERRTLPKRRRFTGPDAATAKSLPQPRVES from the coding sequence ATGACCGTCGAATCCGCCCTCCCGGCCGAGACCGAGTCCCCGGCCTCTCCACGGCCGTCGAAGAAGTCCACGCGCGGCGGCGTCCGGGGGCGCGAGGGACTGGCCGCATGGCTGTTCATCTCACCGGTGCTGATCATCGTCGGTGTGTTCCTGGTTCTGCCCGCCATTCTCGCCCTCTGGGTCTCGTTCTCGAACTGGAGCGGAAAGGGTTCGCCGATCGGCGCCGGCTTCGTCGGCTTCGACAACTACAACACCCTGCTCGCCCACAAGGGTTTGGCTCAGAAGGACCTGGGAACGTCGCTGCGCAACAACCTGTACTACGTCATCCTGGTCGTGCCCCTGCAGACGGCACTGGCCCTCGGCCTGGCACTGATCCTGAACGCGCGTCGCCTGAAGGGAAAGGGCTTCTTCCGAACGGCGTTCTACTTTCCGTCGGTCACCTCGTCGGTGGCCATCGTCACCGTGTTCCTGTTCATGTTCTCCGGGAGCGGCGTGATCAACGCGGTGCTGAAATGGTTCGGCATCAACGGGCCCACCTGGTTCTCCCGGCCGGACGGCGTGCTCCAGCTGATCCTGTCCGGGCTCGGCATCGTCGACAAGAACAACCCGCCGGCCTGGCTGACCGCCCACCACCTCCTCGGCGTCACCTGGTACGACTGGCTGGCCGGACCGTCGATCGCCATGTGCGCCTTGATCTTCCTCGCAGTGTGGACGACCGGCGGCACCTTCATGCTGATGTTCCTGGCCGCGTTGCAGGACATCTCGGACGACATGTTGGAAGCCGCCTCGATCGACGGCGCGACCGGGTGGCAGGCGTTCCGGAAGGTCATTCTTCCCAGCCTGCGCCCGACGCTGTTCCTGGTGATCACCCTGGGGCTGATCGGAACCTGGCAACTCTTCGACGCGGTCTACCTCGCCGGCCAAGGCGCGCCGTCCAAGACCACGCTGACCCCGGCCTTCCTGTCCTACTCGACCTCGTTCAACGACGGCAACTGGGGCCAGGGCGCCGCCATCTCCTTCATCCTGGTCGCCATCATCATTCTGATGAACCTGCTCCAGCGCCTGATCATGCGCGAACGCCGGACCCTCCCGAAACGCCGTCGATTCACCGGTCCCGACGCGGCCACCGCGAAGTCCCTGCCGCAGCCTCGAGTGGAGTCATGA